One genomic window of Anaerolineae bacterium includes the following:
- a CDS encoding Dihydroxyacetone kinase family protein — MRIEKEKGIIPDHAQRSKEQVNGEILKLMVEAGLTWLRTNQQIVNSLNVFPVPDGDTGTNMVLTMQAAYEEASNGNEKNFGKVAHAIAHGALMGARGNSGVILSQIWRGFARAVDNIETLDLPTFVKALASARDTAYKGVVRPVEGTILTVIKDVATAAQEALPQTNDLLQLLERIVKAADDSVQRTPELLPVLKEAGVVDSGGKGLFFILEGMLRYAKGMSLDSPITTVMPIASMNLQRTMEIIEPGQDVEVVIDFRPYDKLDIETFYRDLEKMGTSIQLGEGDGIYRLHIHVSDGRQYEPIEYVKQVGIFTKVAMENLAAQMEQTEEKSGMAQLTLAPVEPGQIAAVAVAPGPGIARVFASLGAAAIVHGGQTMNPSTQEILSAFENLPTDKIVILPNNKNIIRTAEAARELTVKKVAVIPSRSVPQGLAAIMHLSPHEDFNTVVREMEEALLQVETGEITRATRSVEIDGISVKEGEFIALHNGNLVASSSSLKEVTLELLRIAHADHFELITLFYGKDLTKQEANQIADEIRFAYPEQEIEVQDGGQPHYYFIISIE; from the coding sequence ATGAGAATTGAAAAAGAGAAAGGAATAATTCCAGATCACGCCCAAAGAAGCAAAGAGCAGGTGAATGGCGAAATACTGAAGCTCATGGTGGAGGCGGGATTAACCTGGCTTCGCACCAACCAGCAAATTGTCAATTCTTTGAATGTTTTTCCTGTTCCCGATGGCGACACCGGTACCAATATGGTCCTAACGATGCAAGCTGCATATGAAGAAGCATCGAATGGAAATGAAAAGAACTTTGGCAAGGTTGCGCACGCCATCGCGCATGGCGCTCTGATGGGCGCCAGAGGGAATTCTGGCGTCATCCTCTCCCAAATCTGGCGGGGATTTGCCCGTGCGGTGGATAACATTGAAACGCTCGATCTCCCCACCTTTGTCAAAGCCCTGGCTTCCGCCAGGGATACAGCCTATAAAGGCGTTGTCAGACCCGTTGAAGGCACCATTCTGACGGTGATCAAGGATGTTGCCACAGCCGCCCAGGAAGCACTGCCGCAAACCAACGATTTGCTCCAACTCCTGGAAAGAATCGTTAAAGCTGCAGACGACTCTGTTCAGCGTACCCCTGAGTTGTTACCGGTGCTCAAAGAAGCCGGCGTTGTTGATTCGGGTGGCAAAGGACTGTTCTTTATTCTTGAAGGAATGCTACGCTATGCCAAAGGCATGTCTCTGGATTCACCCATCACTACTGTAATGCCCATCGCCTCGATGAATTTACAGCGCACAATGGAAATCATAGAACCTGGACAGGATGTAGAAGTTGTGATTGATTTCCGTCCCTACGATAAACTCGACATTGAGACCTTCTATCGCGATTTAGAAAAAATGGGCACTTCGATCCAGTTAGGAGAAGGGGATGGAATTTACCGGCTTCACATTCACGTCTCCGACGGACGACAGTATGAACCGATTGAATATGTCAAGCAAGTGGGCATTTTCACGAAAGTGGCGATGGAAAACCTTGCTGCCCAAATGGAGCAAACCGAGGAGAAAAGCGGGATGGCTCAACTCACCCTTGCCCCGGTTGAGCCAGGTCAAATTGCAGCCGTTGCAGTTGCACCCGGACCGGGCATTGCGAGAGTTTTTGCCAGCCTTGGCGCGGCGGCGATTGTTCACGGTGGGCAGACAATGAACCCATCTACTCAGGAAATCCTCTCAGCCTTCGAGAATCTGCCCACAGACAAAATTGTCATTTTACCCAACAACAAAAATATTATTCGCACTGCCGAAGCAGCCAGAGAATTAACCGTCAAAAAGGTTGCCGTAATTCCCAGCCGTTCAGTCCCTCAAGGATTGGCTGCCATCATGCATCTGTCACCTCATGAAGATTTCAATACAGTTGTCCGGGAAATGGAAGAAGCATTGCTTCAAGTTGAGACAGGTGAGATAACCCGCGCAACCCGCAGTGTTGAAATTGACGGCATCTCAGTCAAAGAAGGCGAATTTATCGCCCTGCACAACGGAAATCTTGTCGCATCTTCCTCATCCCTGAAAGAGGTCACCTTAGAATTGTTGCGAATTGCTCATGCTGACCACTTTGAACTGATCACCTTGTTTTACGGTAAAGATCTAACCAAACAGGAAGCCAATCAGATCGCCGATGAAATCCGCTTTGCATATCCGGAGCAGGAGATCGAGGTACAAGACGGAGGACAGCCCCATTATTACTTCATCATCTCGATCGAATAA
- a CDS encoding putative alkaline-shock protein, whose product MTKEVLPLGTIYVSPRVIATIAYQAALQSYGVVGLAHKNFFNGVSQKLVKDPLHGVEVHYDGVEIRIDIYIIVEYGTRISAVASSVRDTVRYHVEKALGLPVACVNVHVRGLRISEVD is encoded by the coding sequence ATGACAAAAGAAGTCCTTCCCCTTGGAACCATTTATGTTTCCCCCCGCGTGATTGCCACCATTGCCTACCAGGCTGCGCTACAATCCTATGGAGTGGTTGGTCTGGCGCATAAGAATTTTTTCAACGGGGTCAGCCAGAAACTGGTCAAAGACCCATTACATGGCGTAGAAGTGCATTACGACGGGGTCGAAATTCGTATTGATATCTATATTATTGTGGAATACGGTACCCGCATCTCTGCAGTTGCCTCCAGTGTTCGGGACACGGTGCGCTATCATGTCGAAAAAGCCCTTGGATTACCTGTTGCATGTGTGAATGTACACGTGCGTGGTCTGCGAATCAGCGAGGTAGATTAA
- a CDS encoding LSU ribosomal protein L28p yields the protein MAKCEHCGKKTVFGQNRPWSKKATNRTFRPNLQVVSLYEGGKKVRKVLCAKCIRTLAKSE from the coding sequence ATGGCTAAATGTGAACATTGCGGAAAGAAAACCGTATTTGGACAGAATCGACCGTGGTCGAAGAAAGCCACAAACCGCACCTTTCGCCCGAATTTGCAGGTGGTAAGCCTTTATGAAGGAGGGAAAAAGGTACGGAAAGTCTTGTGTGCCAAGTGCATTCGCACGCTGGCGAAAAGCGAGTAA
- a CDS encoding Serine/threonine protein kinase PrkC, regulator of stationary phase, which produces MSTEVILNDRYQLLERLGTGGMAVVYRAHDRRLDRYVAIKILRENYSPDPAFQERFRQEARAAANLSHPNIVTVHDFGYDNNRLYIVMEYVPGTDLKSYLKRKGHFSVRETLSLMIQACAGVGYAHRAGIVHCDIKSQNFIITPDHRLKVTDFGIARALASIHPEEKSEVVWGSPQYFSPEQAAGLAPSPASDVYSLGVVAYEMLTGQLPFQASNAEELARMHREDPPPPPSRYNPAIPPTLELVILKVLSKEPSARYRTADQFGRILLNIQNELYSKPSSVQNDLQTTGEAVTSTQTTPPRSQTHPYPEITRPPSSSQPVFTPHFEASHAEESTPLNIDWVTIFLGLITILAVGGLIPLWIWVYFLYQ; this is translated from the coding sequence ATGTCCACCGAAGTTATCCTTAACGATCGGTATCAACTTCTCGAACGCCTTGGCACAGGCGGTATGGCAGTGGTTTACCGTGCCCATGACCGCCGTTTAGATCGCTATGTTGCCATTAAAATCTTGCGCGAGAATTACTCTCCTGACCCGGCGTTTCAAGAACGTTTTCGTCAAGAAGCGCGAGCTGCTGCGAATCTGTCTCATCCCAACATCGTAACCGTCCATGATTTTGGCTATGACAACAATCGTCTGTATATTGTCATGGAATATGTACCTGGTACCGATCTGAAAAGCTATCTCAAACGCAAGGGACATTTCTCGGTGCGTGAGACTTTATCCTTGATGATCCAGGCCTGCGCTGGAGTTGGTTATGCTCACCGGGCTGGAATTGTACATTGTGACATCAAATCCCAAAATTTCATCATCACACCTGACCACCGCTTGAAAGTAACCGACTTTGGTATCGCTCGCGCACTGGCTTCAATTCATCCTGAAGAAAAGAGCGAAGTCGTTTGGGGCTCACCACAGTATTTTTCTCCTGAGCAGGCTGCTGGCTTAGCTCCCTCACCCGCTTCCGATGTCTATTCGCTCGGTGTTGTTGCTTATGAGATGTTGACCGGACAGCTCCCTTTTCAAGCCTCGAACGCCGAAGAGCTTGCCCGCATGCATCGCGAAGACCCACCTCCACCACCCAGCCGCTATAATCCTGCCATTCCTCCAACCCTGGAACTGGTCATTCTAAAAGTTCTTTCAAAAGAACCTTCAGCACGCTACCGCACCGCCGATCAATTCGGGCGAATTTTGCTCAACATTCAAAATGAACTATACAGCAAACCTTCCTCTGTCCAAAATGACTTACAAACAACCGGTGAGGCTGTAACCTCAACTCAAACAACACCTCCCCGCTCCCAAACGCACCCCTATCCTGAGATAACCCGTCCGCCGAGCTCCTCTCAGCCCGTCTTTACCCCCCACTTTGAAGCCAGCCATGCCGAAGAAAGCACCCCCCTTAATATAGACTGGGTCACCATTTTCTTAGGGCTGATCACCATTTTAGCTGTAGGAGGGTTAATTCCCCTTTGGATCTGGGTTTACTTTTTATACCAGTAA
- a CDS encoding Regulatory protein, LuxR:Response regulator receiver yields MAKQRILLVDDHEVVRLGLKSLLDRHPNFEVVAEASTAREAIEKVAAHAPDVVVMDIRLPGGSGIEACEEIAEKYPNTKVIMLTSYAEDEMLFSAIRAGASGYVLKQIGGEDLVRAIEAVGRGEALLDPAVTQRIFQEVRKAAKEEEASAFSALTQQERHVLLLVSEGKTNREIAKALFLGEGTVRNYVSSILSKLGVSNRAEAAAYAVEHNLRDYL; encoded by the coding sequence ATGGCTAAGCAAAGGATTTTACTGGTAGATGATCATGAAGTCGTTCGTTTGGGATTGAAATCGCTTCTCGATCGGCACCCCAACTTTGAGGTGGTCGCCGAAGCCAGCACCGCTCGAGAAGCGATCGAGAAGGTTGCAGCTCATGCTCCCGACGTAGTCGTCATGGACATCCGTTTGCCTGGCGGCTCGGGTATCGAAGCCTGTGAAGAGATTGCCGAGAAGTATCCCAACACCAAAGTCATCATGCTAACCTCCTATGCTGAAGACGAAATGCTCTTCTCAGCAATCCGGGCTGGTGCCTCTGGTTATGTCCTCAAGCAAATCGGCGGCGAAGACCTTGTGCGGGCGATCGAAGCCGTTGGACGAGGAGAAGCGCTTTTAGATCCCGCTGTGACCCAACGCATCTTCCAGGAAGTACGTAAAGCTGCAAAAGAAGAGGAAGCTTCTGCCTTTTCTGCCCTTACCCAGCAAGAACGACATGTCCTTTTACTGGTTTCAGAAGGGAAGACCAATCGAGAGATCGCCAAAGCGCTCTTTTTAGGAGAAGGCACGGTGAGAAACTACGTTTCCAGCATCCTCTCAAAGCTTGGCGTAAGTAATCGCGCTGAGGCAGCCGCATACGCTGTTGAACATAATCTGCGCGATTATTTATAA
- a CDS encoding DNA-binding response regulator KdpE, which yields MDEVRLTNRQILVVDDEERMVRFVRLNLEHDGFKVSEAYRGMEAIDKVRTLLPDLVILDVMLPDMDGFEVLRIIRETSSVPVIMLTAKGEEDDRVRGLELGADDYITKPFSPRELVSRVRAVLRRVEMATPGAHGVIEVDDRLKIDFGRREVWVDGKLVQLRPTEYRLLYHLVQNAGWVITHDQILTKVWGYEYRDEPHYVRLYINYLRKKIEKDPANPQYILTERGVGYRFIDFRRQKEAATKTD from the coding sequence ATGGATGAAGTCCGCCTTACCAACCGACAGATCCTGGTTGTTGACGATGAAGAACGCATGGTGCGCTTTGTGCGTTTGAACCTCGAACACGACGGCTTCAAAGTAAGCGAAGCCTATCGTGGTATGGAAGCAATTGACAAGGTGCGCACATTACTCCCCGATCTGGTCATTCTCGATGTTATGTTGCCTGACATGGACGGCTTTGAAGTTTTGCGCATTATCCGCGAAACGAGTTCTGTACCGGTGATTATGCTCACTGCCAAAGGGGAAGAAGACGATCGGGTACGTGGCCTGGAACTCGGCGCTGATGACTATATCACCAAACCTTTCAGCCCGCGCGAACTCGTGAGTCGGGTACGGGCTGTCCTGCGCCGGGTTGAAATGGCTACTCCAGGAGCGCATGGCGTCATTGAAGTTGACGATCGGCTCAAGATTGATTTTGGGCGACGGGAAGTATGGGTGGATGGCAAGCTGGTTCAACTGCGACCTACTGAATACCGCTTACTTTACCATCTGGTTCAAAATGCCGGCTGGGTGATCACCCATGACCAGATCTTAACCAAAGTTTGGGGATATGAATATCGCGACGAGCCCCATTATGTGCGTTTGTATATCAACTACCTGCGGAAGAAAATCGAAAAAGACCCGGCAAATCCTCAATATATCTTAACCGAAAGAGGCGTCGGTTACCGTTTTATCGATTTTAGGCGCCAAAAAGAAGCGGCAACAAAAACGGATTAA
- a CDS encoding Protein serine/threonine phosphatase PrpC, regulation of stationary phase has translation MKNPFQRSQGKKIQPSNQSFSNLPSTGSPVYIMEPRLQSAFAQSNGLQRDYNEDALLTIECSVTYQDLIRNVGIYAIADGMGGHLHGEIASKVALTSLASTLIERFLLPQFNPSSSQPQNSFLSILKESVLIAHQEVLEKASGGGTTLTCCLIVAQTLSIAHIGDSRAYYIGENGEIKLYTRDHSLVKRLVELGQISEQEAQNHPQRNVLYRALGQTDPVEADVFSLPLPSSGYLLLCSDGLWGVVPENQIVQTIRQTSDLQIACNRLTQMANEAGGPDNISVILVKFLSPSSSE, from the coding sequence GTGAAGAATCCCTTTCAACGATCACAAGGAAAAAAAATCCAACCCTCCAATCAATCTTTCTCAAACCTTCCATCAACCGGTTCACCGGTATATATTATGGAGCCTCGCTTGCAGTCTGCTTTTGCGCAATCGAACGGTCTTCAGCGAGATTACAATGAAGACGCACTCTTGACAATTGAGTGCTCGGTTACCTATCAAGACCTCATTAGAAACGTCGGGATCTATGCGATTGCAGATGGGATGGGAGGTCATCTGCATGGTGAGATTGCCAGCAAAGTAGCCCTCACCAGCCTGGCCTCCACACTGATCGAGCGATTCCTTCTCCCTCAATTCAACCCTTCATCTTCCCAACCTCAAAATTCTTTCCTCAGTATTCTCAAAGAATCTGTACTCATCGCTCATCAAGAAGTCCTTGAAAAAGCCAGCGGTGGTGGTACGACTTTGACCTGCTGTTTGATTGTCGCTCAAACCCTGAGCATCGCTCACATTGGAGATAGTCGTGCCTATTATATTGGGGAGAACGGAGAGATTAAGCTGTACACACGCGATCACTCTCTGGTGAAACGTCTGGTCGAACTGGGTCAAATCTCCGAACAAGAAGCGCAAAACCATCCCCAACGCAATGTCCTCTATCGGGCATTGGGTCAAACCGATCCGGTTGAGGCAGATGTTTTTTCTCTCCCTCTACCATCATCGGGCTATCTTTTGCTCTGTTCGGATGGGTTGTGGGGAGTTGTTCCTGAAAACCAAATTGTTCAGACCATCAGACAAACTTCCGACCTGCAAATCGCCTGCAATCGGCTTACCCAAATGGCTAATGAAGCGGGCGGCCCCGATAATATTTCGGTAATTCTGGTAAAATTTTTATCACCATCTTCTTCCGAGTGA